The genomic segment GCCTTTTGATAGGGAACCCAAGCCAGAAAAACGATTTAATATCTGAGGTGTCCTGACAGCTGTTAACCCTGGACGATCTGGTATGCCACCTATTAAGGCCATGAGTCCATTTGTTGTACGCCCGCCGCTCGCAAAGAAATGGTTAAAAAACATACCTTTGCGGATGAGTTGGTTAAAATAAGGAGTGACTTCTTTGCCCTTGACTTTGGGATTTCCGATTAGATCTATAAATTTTCCCGTCCAACCTTCCAGAACAACGACAACAATGTGAGGAAGTGGCTCCTTCCCAAGTGCGGCTTTCTTTCGAAGCAAAGGATAGTCCTTTGAAACGAATGTAGTATCTGGATAAGCAATTGCATTTTGAACAATTTGAGTGGATTCTTCTAATGGCATAAAGTGGCGTTTGTCAACTTCAGTCATTTTGAGGTCAGTAATCGCAGTGAAACCTGGGTTTAGTATCAAATCATTCACCATAGTTTCTTTGGATATGATGGCATCACTTGTTCTCAAGGGACTAGTTTGCACCCCACCTCTAATGCCTAAAACCAAAAATACCAAGATGATTAGAAACTGTAGAGTCGCAATCTTGTAGTTAAACGGAGTATGTTCATACGGAAACCTTCGTTGGACTAGATAAATTCCATAAATGATGAGTCCTATGCCCAATAGAGAAGCTAGAAATAGAAAAGGGTTCTGGGAAAATGCCGAACCGATCAATGGTAACATTTCGAAACCTAGATAGGCAAAGGCTTCATAACCCAGATGTTTGTTTCCATTTTCGTAATAAACTAAATCGGCACCGAGAAGGAGGATGAGTATGATAAGAAAAAAAACGGGAACGACTCTCCAGACGAATCGAAACGCTTTTTTTGTATTTAGAAAATGAATGGAGGAGTATAAAAGACTGACTCCTATAAAAATGCAAATGACCGAGATATCAAAGCGTATTCCATACAAAAACGCTTTCAGGATTAAAAACAAATCCCAATTCTGAATCCTATATGAATACATAGCATAGAATGCAAATCTATATATTGTCAAAGATAGCATCCCAAATGCAGCAAGTAGCAAGTGGAATCGAATATAAAATGGAAGTCGAGTGAATGTTTTTTTTATCATTTTATTTCTTGAGAGGAACGAATTTCATGATTTTACCTGATTGGTAGTCAGCTAAAAATAAATCACCGTTCGGATCTTGCCCAAAGGTTGAAATCAGAACATTCCACTTACCTAGAGTATATACCTTTTCTACTTTTGTTTTTGCATCTTTGGGGAGATCAAAGGCCCAAATTTTTCCAGAGATAAAATCTCCAAAGACATACTTGCCTCGTAAGTTAGCTATGTCTTTGGCTAGGTATTCGTAACCTCCCGTAATGGATTGACCATCCCCTCTTCCGTATTCATAGATGGGGCTTGCAAACTCGCTTTGGTTACAATTGGATTGGTAACAATGATTCCCCTCTGTTTGTGACCATCCGTAGTTTTTTCCAGATTCAATGATATCTATCTCTTCATAAGCATCCTGCCCCACATCTGCTAAAACCAATGATCCTGCGGAGGAAAAGGAATATCTCCATGGGTTTCTAAGTCCATATGCATAGATCTCGGGTAACACATCTGCTTTGCCTACGAAGGGATTATCAGAAGGGATTGTATACGCAGTGTTTTTTGCTGTATCGGCTTTCGGATTGATTCTCAAGATAGATCCTAGCATCGTTTTCGTATTTTGTCCGTTGCCTTGTGGGTCGCCACGCAATCCACCATCTCCCCAACCAATGTAGAGCATTTTATCTCTTCCGAAGGCAATCTGACCCGCATTGTGATTTGGATATGGTTGGCTCACTTTGAGGAGTATTCTTTCCTTATCCCATGACATCTTTTCGAATTCATCAGGGTTACGGATTGTCCATTCTGAAATGATGCTTGTGTCCTTTCCATTTTCATCTTTTGTATAATTCAAGTAGGCATTGGGCACCTTAGGGAAGTCTGGATGAAAGCATAATCCTAGTAGGCCCAACTCACTTTCCGAAACCACTTTCAAACTTAAAAGTGTTCTTTGTTTTTTTTCCTCTCGATCAAAGACGATCAAATTGCCTTTCTTTTCAAGCAAGAACATATAACGTGAGTTTGTTGGATAAAATTGAATATCAGTTGGTTCCTTTACGCTCGTAACTTCTGATAAGGAAATCTCAATTTTCTCTCGGTTAAGGTCCTCTGCTAAAAAAACAGGAGAGGAACTAAAGATGGGGTTTTCGGTCTCGTATTTCTTAGCGAAAACCTTTATCATCTTGCTACCGATCTCTTCACATTGCAATAGAAGGGGTAAG from the Leptospira ryugenii genome contains:
- a CDS encoding LTA synthase family protein — encoded protein: MIKKTFTRLPFYIRFHLLLAAFGMLSLTIYRFAFYAMYSYRIQNWDLFLILKAFLYGIRFDISVICIFIGVSLLYSSIHFLNTKKAFRFVWRVVPVFFLIILILLLGADLVYYENGNKHLGYEAFAYLGFEMLPLIGSAFSQNPFLFLASLLGIGLIIYGIYLVQRRFPYEHTPFNYKIATLQFLIILVFLVLGIRGGVQTSPLRTSDAIISKETMVNDLILNPGFTAITDLKMTEVDKRHFMPLEESTQIVQNAIAYPDTTFVSKDYPLLRKKAALGKEPLPHIVVVVLEGWTGKFIDLIGNPKVKGKEVTPYFNQLIRKGMFFNHFFASGGRTTNGLMALIGGIPDRPGLTAVRTPQILNRFSGLGSLSKGIGYQTVFVTGTDLSFNNKGSIMFHWGFDDLIGKVQLEKNPNYKTGPWSFWDEASLDMLHLELKTRDQNEKPIMAVIHTGTTHYPYVVPDETYRLFDKTVEDSEYLNVLHYADWALHEFVEKAKKEPYFQKSIFFFVSDHSHHRYLNYYEDRNVPFLIYAPGKIKPELRTDITSQLDVLPTILGFMDRELYFSSMGRDLRKTKGDSAYFAYGNIFGWIQNEMLYFQSVAGGIGETKTIKPPYVDTNICKVDISQCKNHSDHTKAFLNLSQDLLKANKLFPSEKELATIKSKN
- a CDS encoding PQQ-dependent sugar dehydrogenase, with the protein product MKLSTIYLRVLGFFFLPLLLQCEEIGSKMIKVFAKKYETENPIFSSSPVFLAEDLNREKIEISLSEVTSVKEPTDIQFYPTNSRYMFLLEKKGNLIVFDREEKKQRTLLSLKVVSESELGLLGLCFHPDFPKVPNAYLNYTKDENGKDTSIISEWTIRNPDEFEKMSWDKERILLKVSQPYPNHNAGQIAFGRDKMLYIGWGDGGLRGDPQGNGQNTKTMLGSILRINPKADTAKNTAYTIPSDNPFVGKADVLPEIYAYGLRNPWRYSFSSAGSLVLADVGQDAYEEIDIIESGKNYGWSQTEGNHCYQSNCNQSEFASPIYEYGRGDGQSITGGYEYLAKDIANLRGKYVFGDFISGKIWAFDLPKDAKTKVEKVYTLGKWNVLISTFGQDPNGDLFLADYQSGKIMKFVPLKK